The following coding sequences lie in one Mus musculus strain C57BL/6J chromosome 11, GRCm38.p6 C57BL/6J genomic window:
- the Ccl11 gene encoding eotaxin precursor: MQSSTALLFLLLTVTSFTSQVLAHPGSIPTSCCFIMTSKKIPNTLLKSYKRITNNRCTLKAIVFKTRLGKEICADPKKKWVQDATKHLDQKLQTPKP, translated from the exons atgcagagCTCCACAGCGCTTCTATTCCTGCTGCTCACGGTCACTTCCttcacctcccaggtgctggctcACCCAG GCTCCATCCCAACTTCCTGCTGCTTTATCATGACCAGTAAGAAGATCCCCAACACACTACTGAAGAGCTACAAAAGAATCACCAACAACAGATGCACCCTGAAAGCCATAGT CTTCAAGACCAGGTTGGGCAAAGAGATCTGTGCTGACCCCAAGAAGAAGTGGGTCCAGGATGCCACAAAGCACCTGGACCAAAAACTCCAAACTCCAAAACCATAA